One genomic segment of Helianthus annuus cultivar XRQ/B chromosome 14, HanXRQr2.0-SUNRISE, whole genome shotgun sequence includes these proteins:
- the LOC110907047 gene encoding uncharacterized protein LOC110907047: MDAMLSMIQESKKENEIRDKSHEALAKQVGQLAEEMAQMRGSMGKLPSDTMVNPKHQSSSTGNVRNVHISAVSLLSNDEVCSSVESIPPPQCVDGIVGNTRDESESKNEQETISQIIIEKMNKNSFCENCLNQIKPINASKVEERYPLKDEKWENFKHAKINLPLLDDIKKVPAYVECLKELSIEKRHNKLPEPVDLISHVSAILSSALPPKAQDPGDPLIPIQIGAFKIERALLDLGACVSILPGSLYDQYDFGPLKKFDTPVVLADQTPTHPRGMVEDVIVKVEDCYYPVDFLVVDYVGCVEDTQPIVILGRPFLGTANAIINCATGMVSMKFGDQELNLNAFPKFTNPLGEDKCPKKDMNPNKKVCAMVDRFGETKKKTVKKKKAKKSPLEKKKEEEVRKFGPFGNKWYESPVGDFEELVDGKHAIRPP; this comes from the coding sequence ATGGATGCAATGCTTTCAATGATACAAGAGTCCAAGAAGGAGAACGAAATTCGGGACAAATCGCATGAAGCATTAGCAAAACAAGTGGGCCAACTTGCGGAGGAAATGGCACAAATGAGAGGGAGCATGGGAAAGCTCCCAAGTGACACCAtggtgaaccctaagcatcaaagCTCAAGCACGGGCAATGTAAGGAATGTACACATTAGCGCGGTAAGTCTTCTTTCAAATGATGAGGTTTGTAGTAGTGTTGAAAGCATTCCACCACCACAATGCGTTGATGGTATAGTGGGAAATACTAGAGATGAGTCGGAAAGTAAAAATGAACAAGAAACGATTTCACAAATTATAAttgaaaaaatgaataaaaattctttttgtgaaaattgtttaaatcaaATTAAACCGATTAATGCATCAAAAGTTGAGGAACGGTACCCACTGAAGGACGAGAAGTGGGAAAATTTTAAACATGCAAAAATTAATTTACCGTTACTCGATGACATTAAAAAGGTTCCGGCCTATGTGGAATGCTTAAAGGAGTTAAGCATCGAAAAACGGCACAACAAATTACCCGAACCGGTTGATTTGATATCTCATGTTAGTGCCATTTTATCGAGTGCGCTCCCCCCAAAAGCTCAAGATCCTGGAGATCCTCTTATTCCAATTCAAATTGGAGCATTCAAAATCGAGAGGGCACTACTCGATCTTGGAGCTTGTGTGAGCATCTTGCCCGggagtttgtatgaccaatacgattttggtccattgaaaAAGTTTGATACTCCCGTGGTATTGGCCGATCAGACTCCCACGCATCCAAGGGGGATGGTGGAAGATGTGATTGTGAAGGTGGAAGATTGCTATTACCCAGTGGACTTTTTGGTAGTAGACTATGTTGGGTGTGTTGAGGACACCCAGCCGATAGTCATACTGGGTAGACCGTTCCTTGGAACAGCTAATGCCATCATAAATTGTGCAACGGGAATGGTAAGCATGAAGTTTGGGGACCAAGAATTAAATTTAAATGCTTTTCCAAAATTTACTAACCCACTCGGTGAGGATAAGTGTCCTAAAAAGGACATGAATCCAAACAAAAAGGTTTGTGCTATGGTTGATAGGTTTGGAGAAACAAAGAAGAAGACGGTCAAGAAGAAGAAAGCAAAGAAGTCACCTctagaaaagaaaaaggaagaggAGGTGAGGAAGTTTGGACCGTTTGGCAACAAATGGTACGAATCACCGGTGGGTGATTTTGAGGAGCTCGTGGACGGCAAGCATGCCATTCGACCACCATGA